A window of Hippoglossus stenolepis isolate QCI-W04-F060 chromosome 16, HSTE1.2, whole genome shotgun sequence contains these coding sequences:
- the bptf gene encoding nucleosome-remodeling factor subunit BPTF isoform X4 — protein MRGKRGRPPKALPTDEEPSPAATRGLRPRRNLKPRLRDSGDEESPTREPTKPSRKRRGGPGGTSARGRGRGRGGGGRGGRGGRGGKRTAAASKAVVYDDHESDEDEDDAVSLRSEEEEELVAAEPPSEEDEALKEESDCLEDDVLDEEEVVEEEEEEVEDDASHCTESSFRSQSTHASTPGKKKLRAPRPRSPILEEKEIPPLELPETSEDLLVPNEELLNATSIYEVLRNFSTVLRLSPFRFEDFCAALVGQEQCTLIAETHNSLLKAILREEDSSNTTFGPADLKDSFNSTLYFIDGMTWPEVLRAYCESDREYQHVLPYQEVDEYPYGPTESKIKVLQFLVDQFLTTNIAREELMSDGSVLYDDHCRVCHRLGDLLCCETCTAVYHLECVKPPLEEVPEDEWQCEICVAHKVPGVTDCVAEAQKIRPYIRQEPIGYDRHQRKYWFLNRRIIVEEYGEHKTKKIWYYSTKAQLEELMESLDKEYWEVDLHATLEEMREEVQAHMDVTEDLTNKARGNNKAYLTAVNDVITEHLKVRLQAKRRAEEGKQETESGSVKAAEETTDFTSQLENSEHKVPESREDASSRAASVPPSAEESCRSDPNPGSASQDSAVPKTESTETKEETEPGHARSQESGEPPTAAKQERTDENLKAELNSDNSLTQTQDQPQQQSSQPETSCGSNLPDLADRSSQSSFTSQDGAEDYHERVKSEGVRGAAQEVNNQTPRASKESSPVRSDVGSLRLSFLKRDLTVNLNSLFKLGQEGKYRVYHNQYSTNVLALNKHQHREDHDKRRHLSHKFSLTTAAEFKWNGSIYGSRSLTVSTLRLTIIQLETNVPGPFMHPNWAAHRNNWNKAVQMCSKAREFALALAILECAIKPVVMLPVWKDSLGHTRLHRMTSMEREDKEKGKKREKKLEDEETLQQATWVKYTIPIKHQVWKQKGEEYRVTGYGGWSWVSKTHVPRFVPKLPGNTNVNYRKELEAAKLKEKGRKEKAASCTNNQKKLMETEKQDAADEDKEQTSLIASAQTTSSEEDCKPQSSKEEETPSEKKEEGKEVEEKLEDEKMEVEPCPETAASSEEKDKAEDKGPSSSTVEPVKEEAVKSVEPPKEEERAASKPYYDVVNVSEGFQLRTAYKKKVKPSKLDGLLERRVKQFTLEEKQRLERVRQAALLSKVPATKTNLGLKTEGSTLDKQQPAVTPCVKAEEKEENLHVKDNVVKKLDFEQEAKTDNVDVKSEPTPTNHSKETEVSAVQSDSGEALTHKEVNGGPLANSNNCISEAIENKEKTQKPEVTLAGENPKKRGFEEMEKSSGQSVAESMEVEQNKSSPVQVNGQAMVPAATADSARVQDDIKPVKSLMNGGLSQNDVSDSCHPPPLKVPKLENHVAEKGDALSRKEDVAVDSEETTPAKLLSSSTSCVKSISSDNCSGSEGLKTTTAESQSAPTTSSVTKPDGTPQAASGTVSSVTTTTTQSSASAPVAVVSQRSKHPVADTKTGTTGSAAASSMTISKEYSTKDRVSLLRFSKCKKARSGTALPSYRKFVTKSSKKSIFVLPNDDLKRLARRGAIREVPIFNYNAKPALDIWPYPSPRPTFGITWRYRLQTVRSLAGVSLMLRLLWACLRWDDMAVRAAANAGVTRKETSETDITTTEIIKRRDVGPYGIRSEYCIRKIICPLGTRDTPKETPTPQRKGLRSSALRPKKQQPAKLTGPIAVETWVPEEEMELWEIRAFAERLEKEKSQGSDPSKTGSSLRTAEDVKAHLENQLKQARLAAQQKRLEQQRPGTPVSTTTATTPSASTPASTGLRTGQVTPGTKMVLASKLGSAVSFQQDKNFHQSFASWVKQGQTNNSSSASCGSVATVASSITTSGQTFQIAGSPVTVAGQVLAAKLPLPANSKIVTLNMPTTQGGVVQQKVLGIFPSGPPANLRTYSTLHPTTGNINLRATTSGSAAQEQASTAAGQTQPCAAMSPSTPLSTSVGTAMVRSPAMTQQGQPQQMVPGSTPVPTAAAAQRAAAPAPSPHATATAPGQTPVAPAQTNRPQQGQVKLTMAQLMQLTQSAQGGNPGLTVVIQGQGQSQGQLQIIPQGVTVIPGPGQQLMQAAMPNGQVQRFLFTPMAPSSSPTTATPPVPQTPQTQMSTPAQARTTAHVQTTPSALAQTQMTAPLPTPTQMPGLAPSPASVPVPAPAQAAAQTLMQTQVPTAFPQSIPAQSQISAPALLQAAAQASTQVFSSTPGILPTQPQVARSVPAPAYPVLGMTQKVFTSAPQVSPMVQTQVATFAPGLFPTQTQTSMTLPVPGQFAPQAQVQAHALNTSPGLTPTPVQMHMTAPSPAVAPVSVKAAQVAAATNSAQIQVSASLPSAVPVPTPALAPVSAPVLAVVSGQIAVPSPAKALTQIQVTAPVPLHAAMAGAVVTTVTATSTTPSVPALIEQRAAQPQVWIPAASQGQTPVQPAQQAAAPIQAPVLATVPASAPFTPLPQASLTPQSQAQVQHPTVMSMQQVSQMPVSAVQVQMKGIPVSSVVTTVRAPQPQLQPQTTTQLQPQPQAQIHAQIQVQPFGQVQQIPHIQAQAHLQPKAQAQIHPQVRVQFQPHAPQAQVQPLAQIQPQVQFQTQNQNFPQVQSQYHPQVQASFQTQAQTQPQIQPQPQVQSQPQVQSQPQVQSQAQNQLHHQVQVQFQQQGQIQPQAPQQTQPQFQIQSPQQLQVQAQPQVQAKLQVQFQPQTQNQVQTQPQLQVQSPIRHQLITVPGLQQPVQLLSALPPHVAAQIQAQIQAQAQQQGGTVPQQIKLQLPIQIQQAGGQIQAHQIQNMVTIQAPASVQEHLQRLQQQQQQQQQQQQQQQQQQQQQQQQQQQQQQQQQQQQQQQQQQQQQQQQPPPPKKKKHHEAKREQKEQNLQNLPTLSPGDGIQKQVVVKQNAAAEQLKQRKSLAAAEREENQRMIVCNQVMKFILDKIEKDEKQAAKKRKKEEVVEQKRFKQNATKLTALLYKHKEQLKAEILKKRALLDKELQLQVQEELRRDLARLQKEKEKARAAITQAAAATVKAASSHSSHPSHSTHSPHSSHTVTSPPSSHKRKREEERDKDRPRERDRHHDKDKKRDRDKDKDRDRCKDRDKDKDKDKEKDKDKDKDKDKDKDRDRDREREKNRERERDKDRDGDREKDGDSSSSKHKKKKKLSSTSKDHKKDNKLYCVCKTAYDESKFYIGCDLCSNWFHGACVGITEKEAKKLEDFVCNDCKQGQEGGSNEELYCICRTPYDESQFYIGCDRCQNWYHGRCVGILQSEATHIDVYVCPQCQSTEDAMTVLTPLTDKDNEGLKRILRSLQTHKMAWPFLEPVDPHDAPDYYRVIKEPMDFSTMETRLQRRHYHKLTEFVADVTKIFDNCRYYNPNDTPFFQCAEVLEAFFVQKLKGFKASRLSDS, from the exons atgagagggaagagaggcAGGCCGCCCAAAGCCCTGCCGACCGACGAGGAGCCGTCCCCGGCCGCGACCCGGGGCTTGCGACCGCGGCGGAACCTGAAGCCCCGGCTGCGGGACAGCGGGGACGAGGAGAGCCCCACGCGGGAGCCCACCAAGCCGAGCCGAAAGAGGCGAGGGGGACCCGGCGGCACGTCGGCGCGGGGCAGGGGACGAGGCAGAGGCGGCGGcggcagaggaggcagagggggacGGGGAGGGAAGCGGACGGCGGCCGCCTCCAAAGCGGTGGTGTACGACGACCACGAGAgcgacgaggacgaggacgacgCTGTCAGCCTGAGgtcggaggaggaagaggagctggtgGCGGCGGAGCCCCCGTCCGAGGAGGACGAGGCCCTGAAAGAGGAGTCCGACTGCCTGGAAGATGATGTgctggacgaggaggaggtggtggaggaggaggaggaggaggtggaggatgatGCCAGCCACTGCACTGAGAGCAGCTTTCGGAGCCAGAGCACACACGCCAGCACCCCGG GGAAGAAAAAGCTCCGGGCTCCCCGTCCTCGCTCCCCCAtcctggaggagaaggagattcCTCCTCTGGAGCTTCCCGAGACCTCGGAGGATCTCCTGGTGCCGAACGAGGAGCTGCTCAACGCCACCTCCATCTACGAGGTGCTGCGGAACTTCAGCACGGTGCTGCGTCTCTCGCCCTTCCGCTTCGAGGACTTCTGCGCAGCTCTGGTCGGCCAGGAGCAGTGCACTTTAATAGCAGAGACCCACAATTCCCTCCTGAAGGCCATCCTGCGCGAGGAGGACTCCTCCAACACTACCTTCGGCCCTGCTGACCTCAAGGACAGTTTCAACTCCACTCTGTACTTTATTGACGGCATGACGTGGCCTGAGGTGTTGCGGGCGTACTGCGAGAGCGACCGGGAGTACCAGCATGTCCTCCCGTACCAGGAGGTGGACGAGTATCCCTACGGCCCTACGGAGAGTAAGATCAAGGTGCTACAGTTCTTGGTGGACCAGTTTCTCACCACCAACATCGCCCGCGAGGAGCTGATGTCCGACGGCAGCGTGCTGTACGACGACCACTGCCGCGTGTGTCACCGACTGGGCGACCTGCTGTGCTGCGAGACCTGCACGGCGGTCTACCACCTGGAGTGCGTGAAGCCGCCGCTGGAGGAGGTTCCAGAGGACGAGTGGCAGTGTGAGATCTGCGTGGCTCACAAGGTGCCCGGTGTCACGGACTGTGTAGCAGAGGCACAGAAGATCAGGCCCTACATCCGCCAGGAGCCCATCGGGTATGACCGGCACCAGAGGAAATACTGGTTCTTGAACAGAAGGATTATTGT CGAGGAGTACGGGGAGCACAAGACGAAAAAGATCTGGTACTACAGCACCAAGGCGCAGCTGGAGGAGCTCATGGAGAGCCTGGATAAGGAGTACTGGGAGGTGGACCTGCATGCCAcgctggaggagatgagggaggaggtgcaggcTCACATGGACGTCACAGAGGACCTCACCAACAAAGCCCGTGGAAACAACAAAGCCTACCTCACCGCTGTCAACG ATGTGATCACGGAGCATTTGAAGGTCAGGCTGCAGGCGAAGAGACGAGCAGAGGAAGGAAAGCAGGAAACAGAATCGGGTTCCGttaaagcagcagaagaaactACTGACTTCACCTCGCAGCTCGAGAACAGCGAGCACAAAGTCCCCGAGTCCAGGGAAGATGCTAGTTCCCGAG CAGCCTCGGTTCCTCCttctgcagaggagagctgcAGGTCGGATCCTAACCCCGGCTCAGCCTCCCAGGACTCGGCTGTGCCTAAAACAGAATCCACCGAGACCAAGGAGGAAACTGAGCCCGGTCACGCCAGGAGCCAGGAGAGTGGAGAGCCGCCTACAGCGGCAAAGCAGGAGAGGACAG ATGAGAACTTGAAAGCAGAGTTAAACAGCGACAACTCGCTGACACAAACCCAAGATCAGCCTCAGCAGCAGTCGTCTCAGCCGGAGACGAGCTGCGGGAGCAACCTGCCTGACCTGGCTGATCGGTCCTCGCAGTCGTCTTTCACCAGTCAGGATGGGGCAG AGGATTATCACGAAAGGGTCAAAAGTGAAGGAGTGAGAGGAGCAGCCCAGGAAGTGAATAACCAAACGCCCAGAGCCAGCAAAGAG TCATCCCCAGTTCGCTCCGACGTTGGCTCTTTGCGACTCAGCTTCTTGAAAAGGGACCTGACGGTGAATCTGAACAGCTTGTTCAAGCTGGGTCAGGAGGGTAAATACAGGGTCTACCACAACCAGTACAGCACCAACGTCCTGGCCCTCAACAAACATCAGCACCGCGAGGACCACGACAAGAGACGCCACCTGTCGCACAAGTTCAGCCTGACCACCGCGGCCGAGTTCAAGTGGAACGGCTCCATCTACGGTTCTCGGAGCCTGACTGTCTCCACCCTGCGTCTCACCATCATCCAGCTGGAGACCAACGTGCCCGGACCCTTCATGCATCCTAACTGGGCAGCGCACAG GAACAACTGGAACAAAGCAGTGCAGATGTGCAGCAAGGCCAGGGAATTTGCTCTGGCCTTGGCCATACTGGAGTGTGCCATCAAACCAGTGGTCATGCTGCCTGTATGGAAAGATTCTCTCGGACACACGAG GCTACATCGCATGACCTCCATGGAGCgggaagacaaagagaagggGAAGAAGCGAGAGAAGAAActggaggatgaggagacgCTGCAGCAGGCCACCTGGGTGAAGTACACCATCCCCATCAAACACCAG GTGTGGAAGCAGAAGGGGGAGGAGTACAGGGTGACTGGTTATGGTGGCTGGAGCTGGGTCAGTAAGACCCATGTGCCACGTTTTGTTCCCAAGTTACCAGGGAACACAAATGTAAACTACCGCAAAGAACTGGAGG CAGCTAAACTCAAAgagaagggaaggaaggaaaaggcAGCATCTTGCACAAACAACCAGAAGAAGTTGATGGAAACTGAGAAGCAGGATGCAGCGGATGAGGACAAGGAGCAAACGTCTCTCATTGCATCAGCTCAGACCACCTCATCAGAGGAGGACTGCAAACCTCAGAGCTCAAAAGAGGAAGAAACCCCCTctgagaagaaggaggaggggaaagaagtggaggagaagttAGAAGATGAAAAAATGGAGGTTGAGCCCTGCCCAGAAACTGCTGCTTCAAGTGAAGAGAAAG ATAAAGCTGAAGACAAAGGCCCGTCCTCGTCGACTGTGGAGCCCGTGAAGGAAGAAGCAGTCAAGAGTGTAGAACCAcccaaggaggaggagagggctgCATCGAAGCCGTACTACGATGTTGTGAACGTCAGCGAGGGCTTCCAGCTGCGGACGGCGTACAAGAAGAAGGTAAAGCCGTCCAAACTGGACGGGCTTCTGGAGCGCCGGGTCAAACAGTTCACcctggaggagaaacagaggctGGAGCGGGTGAGGCAGGCGGCCCTGCTGTCCAAAGTACCGGCCACTAAGACTAATTTAGGGCTGAAGACCGAAGGATCCACGTTGGACAAACAGCAGCCTGCTGTGACCCCGTGtgtgaaagcagaggagaaggaggagaactTGCACGTGAAGGACAACGTGGTTAAAAAGCTCGACTTTGAGCAGGAGGCGAAAACGGACAACGTGGACGTCAAATCTGAACCCACGCCAACCAACCACAGCAAAGAGACAGAGGTGAGCGCTGTGCAGAGCGACAGTGGGGAGGCCTTAACCCATAAAGAGGTGAATGGAGGACCCTTAGCAAACAGTAACAACTGTATATCAGAGGcaatagaaaataaagagaagacACAGAAGCCAGAGGTGACGCTAGCGGGAGAGAATCCTAAAAAACGTGGGTTcgaggagatggagaaaagcaGCGGACAGAGCGTCGCAGAGAGCATGGAGGTCGAGCAGAACAAGAGCAGTCCGGTGCAGGTGAATGGACAAGCTATGGTCCCTGCCGCTACTGCAGACTCAGCCAGAGTCCAAGATGATATCAAGCCCGTGAAGTCTCTGATGAACGGAGGCCTCTCACAGAACGATGTGTCCGACTCGTGTCATCCACCTCCCCTGAAAGTCCCCAAATTGGAGAACCACGTGGCGGAGAAAGGAGACGCTCTGAGTAGGAAAGAGGATGTGGCGGTGGACAGTGAGGAAACCACACCAGCCAAGCTTTTATCCTCAAGCACCTCCTGTGTGAAAAGCATTAGCTCTGACAACTGCAGTGGTAGCGAAGGTTTGAAAACCACAACTGCAGAGTCTCAAAGTGCCCCAACCACCAGCAGCGTCACTAAGCCTGATGGGACGCCTCAAGCAGCGAGTGGCACAGTCTCCTccgtcaccaccaccaccacccagtCCAGCGCCTCTGCACCTGTAGCAGTCGTCTCACAGAGGAGCAAACATCCAGTCGCTGACACCAAGACGGGCACGACGggttcagcagcagccagctcCATGACGATCAGTAAAGAGTACTCCACCAAAGACAGAGTCAGCCTCCTGAGGTTCTCCAAATGCAAGAAGGCTCGCTCGGGCACCGCGCTGCCGTCCTACCGCAAGTTTGTTACCAAGAGCAGCAAGAAGAGTATCTTCGTCCTGCCGAACGATGACCTGAAGAGGCTGGCGAGGAGAGGGGCCATCAGAGAAGTGCCCATCTTCAACTACAACGCCAAGCCAGCCCTGGATATTTGGCCGTACCCTTCACCTCGGCCCACGTTTGGGATCACATGGAG GTACCGTCTCCAGACTGTGAGGTCACTGGCAGGGGTCAGCCTGATGCTGAGGCTGCTGTGGGCCTGTCTGAGGTGGGACGACATGGCTGTTAGAGCGGCTGCCAATGCAGGGGTTACTCGGAAAG AAACCTCGGAGACGGACATCACCACGACGGAGATTATAAAACGAAGAGACGTGGGGCCGTATGGCATCCGCTCAGAATACTGCATCAGGAAGATCATCTGTCCCCTCGGGACAAGAGACACTCCCAAAG AGACCCCCACTCCACAGAGGAAAGGCCTGCGCTCGAGCGCCTTGAGGCCCAAGAAGCAGCAGCCAGCTAAGCTGACTGGGCCCATCGCTGTGGAGACGTGGGTTCCCgaagaggagatggagctgTGGGAGATCCGGGCCTTTGCAGAGAg GTTGGAGAAGGAGAAGTCACAGGGTTCAGATCCCTCCAAGACTGGCAGCAGCTTGAGGACGGCAGAGGATGTCAAGGCCCATCTGGAGAATCAGCTGAAACAGGCCAGACTGGCGGCCCAGCAG AAACgtctggagcagcagagacCGGGTACACCTGTTTCCACCACAACAGCCACCACCCCCTCAGCCAGCACGCCGGCATCCACGGGCCTGAGGACAGGTCAGGTCACACCTGGAACCAAGATGGTCCTCGCCTCCAAACTGGGCTCAGCAGTTTCCTTCCAGCAAGACAAGAATTTCCACCAGTCGTTTGCTTCCTGGGTCAAGCAGGGTCAgaccaacaacagcagctcag CCTCCTGTGGCTCGGTGGCCACCGTGGCTAGCAGCATCACCACCTCAGGGCAAACCTTCCAGATCGCTGGCAGCCCCGTGACTGTGGCTGGCCAGGTCCTCGCTGCCAAACTCCCGCTGCCCGCTAACAGCAAGATTGTCACGCTCAACATGCCCACTACTCAAGGAG GTGTAGTCCAACAGAAGGTTCTGGGCATTTTCCCCTCTGGGCCTCCTGCGAACCTGAGGACATACAGCACACTACATCCTACGACCGGCAACATCAACCTCAGAGCCACCACCTCTGGCTCCGCTGCTCAGGAACAG GCCAGTACAGCTGCAGGTCAAACCCAGCCTTGCGCTGCGATGAGCCCGTCAACCCCCCTGTCTACCTCTGTGGGCACCGCGATGGTCCGAAGTCCAGCGATGACTCAACAAG GCCAACCTCAGCAGATGGTGCCGGGTTCGACGCCTGTGCCGACGGCAGCAGCCGCTCAGAGAGCAGCGGCTCCTGCACCATCACCTCATGCAACCGCCACAGCTCCTGGACAGACGCCTGTAGCTCCCGCACAGACCAACAGACCACAGCAGGGTCAAGTCAAACTAACTATGGCGCAGCTCATGCAGCTGACACAGAGCGCTCAG GGTGGAAACCCCGGTCTGACGGTGGTGATCCAGGGTCAGGGCCAGAGCCAGGGTCAGCTGCAAATCATCCCACAGGGTGTAACAGTCATTCCTGGCCCCGGTCAGCAGCTAATGCAGGCAGCCATGCCGAATGGTCAGGTCCAGCGCTTCCTCTTCACTCCCATGGCCCCATCCTCATCACCCACTACTGCCACCCCTCCTGTACCTCAGACCCCTCAAACCCAAATGTCGACTCCAGCTCAAGCCAGAACCACTGCACATGTCCAGACGACTCCCTCAGCCTTAGcccaaacacaaatgacagcCCCTCTACCTACCCCAACACAAATGCCAGGTTTGGCCCCCAGCCCAGCTTCAGTCCCTGTGCCTGCTCCGGCACAAGCTGCAGCCCAGACCTTGATGCAAACACAAGTTCCAACTGCTTTCCCACAATCCATCCCTGCTCAATCACAGATATCTGCGCCTGCCCTGCTACAAGCTGCAGCTCAGGCCTCCACACAGGTTTTCTCCTCCACACCAGGCATTCTCCCCACACAACCACAAGTGGCAAGATCTGTGCCGGCCCCCGCTTACCCTGTCCTGGGTATGACTCAGAAAGTCTTCACCTCAGCCCCTCAAGTCTCACCCATGGTCCAAACCCAAGTCGCCACCTTTGCCCCAGGCTTGTTCCCCACACAAACCCAAACTTCCATGACGCTGCCTGTCCCTGGACAGTTTGCACCTCAGGCCCAGGTCCAGGCACATGCCCTCAACACCTCCCCGGGCTTGACCCCAACCCCTGTCCAGATGCACATGACTGCCCCTTCCCCTGCTGTCGCCCCCGTCTCAGTCAAGGCTGCCCAAGTTGCAGCCGCTACCAACTCTGCCCAAATACAAGTTTCTgcctctcttccctctgcagTCCCAGTCCCAACCCCCGCTCTTGCTCCGGTCTCTGCTCCTGTTTTAGCTGTTGTGTCCGGTCAGATTGCTGTCCCGTCCCCGGCTAAAGCTCTAACCCAAATTCAAGTCACAGCTCCAGTTCCCCTCCACGCTGCTATGGCCGGTGCTGTTGTCACAACGGTCACAGCCACCTCCACAACACCTTCAGTGCCAG CTCTGATAGAACAGAGGGCAGCTCAGCCCCAGGTTTGGATTCCAGCCGCATCTCAAGGTCAGACTCCTGTTCAGCCGGCTCAGCAGGCGGCAGCTCCCATTCAGGCACCTGTCCTGGCCACTGTACCTGCCTCTGCACCTTTTACCCCCCTGCCACAAGCATCTCTTACTCCCCAGTCTCAAGCACAAGTCCAGCACCCTACAGTTATGTCCATGCAGCAGGTTTCTCAAAtgccagtctcagctgtgcagGTTCAAATGAAGGGAATACCAGTTTCTTCTGTTGTTACTACAGTGAGAGCCCCCCAACCTCAGCTCCAGCCCCAGACCACTACCCAACTGCAACCCCAGCCTCAAGCCCAAATCCATGCACAGATTCAGGTCCAGCCCTTTGGCCAAGTCCAGCAAATACCACACATTCAGGCTCAAGCTCATCTCCAGCCCAAAGCACAAGCCCAAATCCACCCGCAAGTCCGAGTTCAGTTTCAGCCACATGCACCCCAAGCCCAAGTACAGCCCCTCGCTCAAATCCAACCTCAGGTGCAGTTTCAGACCCAAAACCAGAACTTTCCCCAGGTCCAGTCCCAGTACCACCCCCAGGTACAAGCTTCATTTCAAACGCAGGCGCAAACCCAGCCCCAGATTCAACCTCAGCCCCAGGTACAGTCCCAGCCCCAGGTACAGTCGCAGCCTCAGGTTCAGTCTCAGGCCCAAAACCAACTCCATCACCAGGTTCAGGTCCAATTCCAGCAACAAGGTCAGATCCAGCCTCAGGCCCCGCAGCAAACACAGCCCCAGTTTCAAATCCAGTCACCGCAGCAGCTGCAAGTCCAGGCCCAGCCCCAAGTTCAAGCTAAGCTCCAAGTCCAGTTCCAGCCTCAAACCCAGAATCAAGTTCAAACGCAGCCCCAACTTCAGGTTCAGTCTCCAATCAGGCATCAGCTCATCACTGTCCCCGGCCTGCAGCAGCCAGTCCAGCTGCTCTCCGCTCTGCCACCCCATGTTGCAGCTCAGATCCAAGCTCAGATCCAGGCACAGGCGCAGCAGCAGGGAGGCACGGTTCCACAGCAGATCAAACTGCAGCTGCCTATCCAGATCCAGCAGGCGGGGGGGCAGATTCAGGCCCACCAGATCCAGAACATGGTGACCATACAGGCACCAGCAAGCGTCCAGGAGCAtcttcagaggctgcagcaacaacagcaacagcagcaacaacaacaacaacaacagcagcagcagcaacaacaacaacaacagcagcagcagcaacagcagcaacaacaacaacagcagcagcagcagcaacagcagcagcaacaacagcaacaacagccaccaccaccaaagaagaagaaacaccaTGAGGCTAAAAGGGAACAGAAAGAGCAGAATCTGCAGAATCTGCCGACTCTTAGCCCCGGAGACGGAATCCAAAAACAG GTGGTAGTGAAGCAGaatgctgcagcagagcagctgaagcAGAGGAAGTCGCTCGCTGCGGCTGAGCGAGAGGAGAACCAGAG GATGATCGTGTGCAACCAGGTGATGAAGTTCATCCTCGACAAGATTGAGAAGGACGAGAAGCAGGCAGctaagaagagaaagaaggaggaggtggtggagcagAAGCGCTTCAAGCAGAACGCCACCAAGCTGACGGCGCTGCTGTACAAGCACAAAGAGCAGCTGAAGGCCGAGATCCTGAAGAAGAGGGCCCTGCTGGacaaggagctgcagctgcaagtACAG gaggagctgaggcgGGACCTAGCCAGGCTccagaaggagaaggagaaagccCGAGCGGCCATCACCcaagctgctgcagcaacagtCAAGGCGGCCTCTTCCCACTCCTCCCATCCTTCCCACTCGACACATTCCCCTCACAGCAGCCACACAGTGACCTCACCGCCCTCGTCCCATAAGCgcaagagggaagaggagagagacaaagaccgACCCAGAGAAAGGGACAGGCACCACGACAAGGACAAGAAACGGGACAGGGACAAAGACAAGGACAGAGACCGGTGtaaagacagagacaaggacaaggacaaggataaagaaaaagataaagacaaagacaaagacaaagataaagacaaagacagagaccGCGAtcgagagagggagaaaaacagagagcgGGAGCGAGACAAGGACAGAGATGGGGACAGAGAAAAGGACGGGGATTCCAGCTCATctaaacacaagaagaagaagaagctctcTTCTACCTCAAAGGATCACAAGAAGGACAACAAACTGTACTGTGTCTGCAAGACGGCCTACGACGAGTCAAA GTTTTACATCGGGTGCGACCTGTGCTCCAACTGGTTTCACGGTGCGTGTGTCGGCATCACGGAGAAGGAGGCGAAGAAGTTGGAGGACTTCGTGTGTAACGACTGTAAACAAGGTCAGGAAGGAGGAAGCAACGAGGAGCTCTACTGCATCTGCCGGACGCCATACGACGAATCACA GTTTTACATTGGCTGCGACCGCTGCCAGAACTGGTACCACGGGCGCTGCGTGGGCATCCTGCAGAGCGAGGCCACTCACATCGACGTGTACGTGTGTCCGCAGTGTCAGTCGACGGAAGACGCCATGACGGTCCTCACGCCTCTCACCGACAAGGACAACGAGGGGTTGAAAAGAATTTTACGCTCGTTGCAG actcACAAAATGGCATGGCCTTTCCTCGAACCAGTGGATCCCCACGATGCACCGGATTATTATCGTGTGATCAAGGAACCGATGG ACTTTTCCACAATGGAAACCCGTTTGCAGAGGCGACATTACCACAAGCTCACCGAGTTCGTGGCCGACGTGACCAAAATCTTCGACAACTGCCGCTATTACAATCCCAACGACACGCCCTTCTTTCAATGTGCCGAGGTGCTGGAAGCCTTCTTTGTACAGAAGCTTAAAGGATTCAAAGCGAGCAG ATTGTCAGATTCTTAA